In Gouania willdenowi chromosome 17, fGouWil2.1, whole genome shotgun sequence, one DNA window encodes the following:
- the gng12a gene encoding guanine nucleotide-binding protein G(I)/G(S)/G(O) subunit gamma-12a isoform X1 — protein sequence MDNGMSSKTHNANSILLARRTVLQLRTEASRERMKVSKASADLMNYCTEHAMADPLLVGFPTSDNPFKDKKPCTIL from the exons GATGTCGTCAAAGACTCACAACGCCAACAGCATTCTTCTAGCTCGGAGGACGGTTCTGCAGCTGAGGACAGAGGCCAGCCGTGAGAGGATGAAG gtgtccAAGGCCTCTGCAGACCTGATGAACTACTGCACTGAACACGCTATGGCCGACCCTCTGCTCGTGGGCTTCCCCACCTCTGACAACCCCTTCAAGGACAAAAAGCCGTGCACTATTTTGTAA
- the gng12a gene encoding guanine nucleotide-binding protein G(I)/G(S)/G(O) subunit gamma-12a isoform X2, whose amino-acid sequence MSSKTHNANSILLARRTVLQLRTEASRERMKVSKASADLMNYCTEHAMADPLLVGFPTSDNPFKDKKPCTIL is encoded by the exons ATGTCGTCAAAGACTCACAACGCCAACAGCATTCTTCTAGCTCGGAGGACGGTTCTGCAGCTGAGGACAGAGGCCAGCCGTGAGAGGATGAAG gtgtccAAGGCCTCTGCAGACCTGATGAACTACTGCACTGAACACGCTATGGCCGACCCTCTGCTCGTGGGCTTCCCCACCTCTGACAACCCCTTCAAGGACAAAAAGCCGTGCACTATTTTGTAA
- the gadd45aa gene encoding growth arrest and DNA-damage-inducible, alpha, a, translated as MMSESEEAKAEVKQCETQDSNRTLSYRLLQNGLDLMYNMTFEELSGDYSQERMDTVAKALEEVLTAALAQGCLTVGVYEAAKSLNVDPDNVVLCILAADGEDVQDVALQIHFTLIQAFCCENDINILRVNNTRLLAELLGGGGGGGGAGKQTGGSTEPLDLHCVLVTSPPSSSWKDPALSKVNRFCRESRCMDQWVPIINLPER; from the exons ATGATGAGTGAGTCAGAAGAAGCAAAAGCTGAAGTCAAACAGTGTGAAACGCAGGATTCTAACCGGACACTAAGCTACCGTTTGCTGCAAAACGGATTGGATTTAATGTACAACATGACATTTGAGGAATTAAGTGGAGATTATTCCCAGGAAag AATGGATACGGTGGCTAAAGCCCTGGAGGAAGTGCTAACGGCTGCGTTAGCTCAGGGATGCCTCACGGTGGGCGTCTACGAAGCTGCTAAGTCGCTCAACGT AGACCCAGATAACGTGGTTCTGTGCATCCTGGCGGCCGACGGTGAAGACGTCCAGGACGTGGCTCTGCAGATCCACTTCACCCTCATCCAGGCGTTCTGCTGCGAGAACGATATCAACATCCTGAGGGTGAACAACACGCGGCTCCTGGCTGAGCTgctggggggaggaggaggagggggcggagccggGAAGCAGACGGGCGGATCCACAGAACCCCTGGACCTACACTGTGTTCTGGTGACT AGCCCGCCCTCGTCGTCCTGGAAGGACCCCGCCCTGAGCAAAGTGAATCGCTTCTGCAGAGAGAGTCGCTGCATGGACCAATGGGTGCCCATCATCAACCTGCCTGAACGATGA